The genomic DNA AAAGCATGTTGAGCGTCTGGTCAAACTGCAGGAGAACGACGCACGCGCCCAAGATGGAAATCGGAATTCCCATGGCAACCCAAAATGCCAAGCGGAGTTCCAGAAACAGTGCCAGGATGACGAACACCAACACCAGACCTTGCATGCCGTTTCGCGTTAAGAGTTCGAGTCGGTCTCTCACGTCAATCGAAACGTCGCCCCATGTGGTCATTTCGTATCCGTAGGGTAATTCTTTCTTTTCAACGTACTCGTTCACCGCTTTCGTGAGCGCGAGCAGGTCTTCACCCTTCGCAGCTTTCACTCTGATTGCCAGACCTGGTTTCCCATTGATGTGGCTGACCGATACTGTGTCCACAAACTCATCATGTACAGTTCCAAGATCATCGACCGTCAGGACCACTCCATTTTTCCGGGTGACCAGCGGAATTTTTGCAATCTCTTTTCCTGAAAGGCGTTTGTCTTTAGCACGCAGCAGGTATGTTTCGCTATCGTCGCGAATATTTCCACCGGGAAGTTCCAGATTCCGATTGCGAATTTCTTCTGCCACCTTGGACAAGCTCAATCCATATTCACGAAGAGTATGTTCGGAAATTTGAACATCTATCTGGTAGTCTCGCTCACCCACAATGTCTGCAACTGAAACTTGCGAGATTTGTAGCAGGTCGTCCCGGATCTGTTCGGTTACGTTTCTCAGTTGAAGTTCCGCATCTGCGCCCTCGGAACCGTTCGTCACCACACCCACAGTGATTGCGGGATTTCGAATTGTGATTTGCTGAACTTCAGGCTCTTCGGAGAGATCCGGGAAACTGGGGATGCGGTCGATCTCCGACTGAATTTCGTTCAGGACTTTCTGCACACTCGGGACATCTGTCTTTACCTCGATGATGACGTTTCCCGCCCCCTCCGTGGCGACCGAGGTCACTTTTTTCAACCCATCGACCGAGCGTACCGCTTCTTCAATCTTCTGACAAATTCCAGTTTCGACTTCTTCCGGGCTGGCACCTGGGTAAGGGACTGATACCAGAATGATTTCCAGATCGAACTGCGGGAACTCTTCGCGTCGCAGCGAATATGCGGCGAAAGTCCCGATCAGCAGGATGGTACACATCACTGTGTTCATCGCCGGGGTATGTTCAATCGCCCATTTGACGATAGACTTCATGGCTGAACCTTTTCCGTTCTGTTTGTCGAGTCAGCCACAACCGGTGGGTCGTCAGGTTCTTCTCGCAAGATCATTCCATTGGTGACCGCAGGCAATGGTGAGATCACCACATTTTGTCCGGCGTTGACACTGGATGATGATCTCACAAGTGCTTGATCGTTGACAATTTTTGCGACAGAGACGTCTTGAATTTGTAGTTTGCCGTGATCGTTGATCCAAAGCTTTCCGCCTGGGCGAACGGCCTCGACGGGCACGCTCAACAGTGGTTCATTCAGCTCAACGGGGATTTGAACAGAGACAAACATTCCGCTGAGTAATGTTGGCGGAACGATTGAAATGGGACCGTCACCAACTCTCATAGAGGTTGTTTCTTCCGGGTTCTCAACAATGACTCGTGCGGGAAATGTACGAGTTTCACGACTGAGTCCCATTCCATCGAAGCGGGAAAGTGTTCCTTGCCAAGTTGTTTCAATTCCGGAGAATTCGTAAACGACCTGGCATGGTACAGGACGGAGTTCAATGGGATCGAGTCGTGGTGTCGAACGGGGAAAGGAGAGAGCGTCTTCGACTTGCTGTTGCCAGACCCAGGCAATCTCACTCGGTTGAAACTGGCATCGAACTTCCATGTGGCTGGCATCACTGATGCGAACCAAAGTTTGTCCGGTGGTCACAAAGTTCCCTTCTTCAAACTCGTCTTCGACAACACGTCCTGAAATCGGGGCTGTGACCACGCAGTGAGCCAGATCGAGTTCGACTCTTTTCAAGGTTGCGGCTTCAACTTTTCTTCGAGCCTGGGTGGTCGCACGTTCTCGTTCTTTAGAACTGAGGTCGTTTTTAAGTTTTTGCAGAGCGTTGCGGGCGGCCAATTCTTGTTGACGTGCGTTATCGTAGTCGGTTTCGCTGGTTGCTTTTCGGTCAAAGAGTCGGCGGACTCGATCTAAGTGGCCTCGCTGAAGGTTGAGGTCTTCGGCTGAAAGTTCGATGAGTGACGACAAGTTGTCGAGTTCGACAGTGAAGGCGCGGAGTTCTTCGTCGATTTGTGCGAGCAATGCTTGCTGGCGTTCTCTTTCGATTCTGTATTCGGCATCATCGATTTTGAAAAGCAGGTCACCTTTCTGTACGAAGTGTCCACTCCGAGTACGTTCGGCTTTCTTTTCAATTCTTCCAGAAACTTCAGCTCCGACAGAGATCATTCGATATGTGGTCGCTTCACCATCGACCTTCACCATGATCGGCTTGTTGTATTCCTGAATAGTGACTGATTGCACCAGTGTCCCAGTCGGTTTTCCAGAGCCATCATCAGTTGGAATTTCCGGTTTTTGTCCGAAAACAAAATAGGAGACTCCACCTGCGGTGAGAATGCCTAAGGAAACGAGGGTGCGTAAAACCATCGGGAAGTATTTTGCAGGATAAAATGAACGTCGAGGAGAGTTCGTCGTCATTGCTCGATCTCGGAATTGCTGGAATCAAGAAGGCCATGAAGTAATATGTTGACATACTGAGAAATGTATTCGTTGAACGTGTGTCCAGTCGGAGGTTTGCCAAGAAATTGCGTGAGCATTGCCGGGCCGTGCATCGCTGTCAGGATGAACATCGCTGTCGCATCGAAGTCGATCTTGCGAATCATTTTCTTGTCATGCAGACGGTGCAGCCACCCAGCGATTGCCCGAATGTCCCGGACTGGAGGTGGCTCTTCGAAACTCGCCATGAGTTCCTTCATCGAGACTCCACTCCACTGGAGAATTTCCATTCTTCTAACGACTTCCGAGAAGAAGCTGGCCAGTTCCTGCAGGATTTCTGTCAATTGCTCATTAACAGGGCGGTCGTCTGGTCCTTCCTGAACCATGTCCAACCATGGAGCAGAGCGGCACGGTTTCATGGCAGCAATGAGCAGCTCTTTTTTGTTGCGAAATCGCTTGAGCAGTGCCTGCGGAGTCACTCCGAGTTTGTGGGCAATCACATCTGTCGAGACAGACGGGCCTCGCTCTAGAAAGCACTTTGAAGCGACTTCCAGAATTTGCTGATCAGAGATTGTTCTCGGACGAACCAGAGGAGACTCGGGGAAATGAGTTAGTTGTTATAGACCAACTAATTGTCGCAGCGGTTCCCAAAGCTGTCAATACAAATTCTTTTCAGGCCGAAACGTCGCGTCAGATACGGACTCCATCACTGCAGATCAGTCGTCATCTTCGTCACTCACGAGACGCAATGTAGGGACTTTATGTACTTGACCTTGCACCATTGCTGTTTCAAGTTCTTGGAGAAAGTGGTCAATTACATCTTGTTTAGTGTTCCAGCGTAACTCCCAATTCTCAAACTGTTTTTCGTCGATCTGGTAGGGACCTGGAGGTTGTTGATCAGTCCGTTGATCTGAAGGTGTGGCTCCATCCGATGTCGTGGCAAGGCTGGACATTGGGGCGATCTTTCTATTTGATAAACTCTCCAAATCTTGCGATTTCTAACGCAACGATGATTTCGAGAGAGTGAGTCTGGAGAGGATACGTAGAATAGTTCGGCGTGTCGCTGCCCAAATATGAGTGAGTTGTCACCTGAGGAAAGAATTTCCGAATAGAAGGTTTGGGTTAAATGCGCAAAGGTTGCAATCGGGAGAATGCGAACCCCAAGGAGCGACAGCGGGGCCAAGTTCTGTCAGGTTTTATTCCGGCAGGTTGTGATCTGCTTATCGTGTCAGATTTGCCGTATCCTCCGCTTGCATGATTCGCCATGCGTCTGGAATGGTTTTCAATAAGTCACTGGCGATCATTCCTCGTTGCGTGAACTCCTCAGCAGCCAGGTCTCCTGCAAGTCCGTGAAGATAAGCTCCGAGCTGTGCTGCTTCGAGCGGCAGCATTTTTTGGCCTAAAAGACTGGCGATGATGCCAGTCAAAATATCTCCAGTTCCCCCCGTTCCCATCCCTGCATTTCCGGTTTCATTCACTCGAGTTCTCTTTCCATCGGTGACGATGGTTCCGGCTCCTTTGAGGACAAGGATGACTTCGTGTCTGGCTGCGAACTCGACGGCGAGACTTTCCCGGTGCTTCTGAATGTGTGAAATTTCTGAACCAATCAAGCGAGCAAACTCTCCGGGATGCGGGGTGAGGATTCGTGGGCCGGTGTGTTGGCTGAGGATTTCTTTTTGATCCGCAAGCGCGTTCAGTGCATCTGCATCAAAAACCATCGGAAGTTTTGCGTTCTGATAGAGATGTGCGACGATTCGATTTAAATTTTCAGATCGTCCAAGTCCGGGACCAATTGCAGCAGCATCCATCTTTGGAATTGACTCATCAAGGACAACTTGTGCCTCGAGTGAGACGCGACCGTTCAAGTCAGGCGGGACGGGAATGCAGAGGTAAGAAGGCTCGTAGCTGGCGACGATCGGTAAGATTGGTTCGGGCAGAGCGAGTGAAACGAGCCCGGCTCCGCTCCTTAATGCACTGACCCCGGAAAGGGAAATCGCCCCACTCATTCCGGTTGATCCACCGATGATCAACACGCGACCGAAGGTTCCTTTGTGTCCGTCGCTGGGACGTGTAGGCAGAGAAGGGAGTGGCTGTGACATGGCTTCGTTCCAAAAGAAAAAGCGAACATGATAGTCTCATGTTCGCTTTGACGGGGCAACTTCAAATAGTGAAAGAGGTCAACGAATTCGATTACTCGTCCGTCACGCAACCTTCGCTGGCGCTCTTCACATTTTTGATGTATTTATAAAGTGTCCCACGAGTGAATTTGTATGCGGGAGGAGTCCAGTTAGCCTTACGTTTTGCGAGTTCGTCATCGGAAACTCCGATATTGATTTCGTTTGCTTCCGCATCGAGTGTGATTTCGTCACCGTTTTGCACGAGTGCAATCGGGCCACCTTCCTGAGCCTCTGGCGTGACGTGTCCCACGATAAAACCGTGTGAACCACCAGAGAAACGACCATCGGTCAGGAGTGCGACTTTGTCACCAAGGCCAGCTCCCATGATGGCTGACGTCGGCGTGAGCATTTCAGGCATTCCAGGTCCCCCTTTAGGACCTTCGTAGCGAATGATGATGACTTCGCCACCTTTGATCTCGTCTTTTTCAAGACCGTGGAGCATGTCTTCTTCGCTGTCATAGCAGAGCGCCGGTCCGGTGAAGGTGAGTCCTTCTTTCCCGGTAATTTTCGCAACTCCTCCGTCGGGGCACATGTTTCCCCGCATGATGCGCAAGTGACCAGATTTCTTGATTGGCTCTTCGACGTCGTGAACGATGTCCTGTTCTTCTTCCAGAGCAGGGACCGATTCGAGATTCTCTGCGAGCGTCTTTCCGGTGACGGTCATGCAGTTTCCGTTGATCAGACCTTTCCCGAGCAGATACTTCAGAACGGCTGGTGTCCCGCCAATGTTGTGTAAGTCTTCCATGACATATTTACCGGAAGGCTTAAGGTCGGCGAGGTAAGGAATCCGGTCTGAGACAGCTTGGAAGTCATCGATGGAGAGTTCCACACCGGCACTGCGAGCAATGGCGATCAAATGCAATACGGCGTTTGTGGATCCGCCGAGAGTCATGATGAGCACCATGGCATTTTCGAGAGACTCGCGCGTGATGATGTCACGCGGCTTGATATCTTTTTCCATCAGAATGCGAATTGCTTTTCCGGCGTCGAGGCACTCTTGCAGTTTCGCAGGATCTTCAGCTGGGATTGAAGAAGAATAAGGGAGTGACATTCCCATTGCTTCAATCGCAGAGGCCATGGTGTTGGCGGTGTACATTCCGCCGCAGGCTCCGGCTCCGGGGCAGGAGCGTTTCACAATCTCCTGACGTTCCTCATCGGTGATGCGACCCGCCAGATATTCTCCATAAGATTGAAACGCCGAGACGATATCGAGCTTCTCGTTTTTCAATCCGCAGCCCGCTTTAATCGTACCACCGTAAACCATAATCGACGGACGGTTTTGTCGTCCCATTGCCATCACGCAGCCGGGCATGTTTTTGTCGCAACCTGGGAGTGCGATCAATGAATCGTACCATTGTGCTCCCATGACAGTTTCGATGGAGTCAGCGATCAGGTCACGCGACTGAAGCGAGTAACTCATCCCGTCGGTTCCCATCGAGATTCCATCACTCACGCCAATCGTGTTGAATCGCATACCGACCATGTCGGCGGCTTCGACGCCTTCTTTCACCTTGGCTGCCAGGTCGAGCAGGTGCATGTTACAGGAGTTGCCTTCATACCAGCAGGAGGCAATTCCGACCTGAGCCTTGTTCATGTCCTCCTCGGTGAGGCCAGTGGCGTACAGCATCGCCTGAGAGGCACCTTGGGAGCGTGGTTGAGTAATTTTCGATGAGTATTTGTTCAGTTCGGACATTGATGATGAGCTAAGGTCGGGGGACTAAGGACACGGGTGATTCAGGTGTATCATGCTCGCGCCTGACACACTGACTAAACTGACTGGCGAATTTGGTAGAGCAGTTTGCTCTACCGTGTCCCCGTGGTGAACATGTTTCTCTAGAACCAGTCCGAAACCCTTTGAGATAGCCGCTTTTCTCAACGTTTGAGAGAGCAATATCAAGTTTCAGTATGAATTCTAAAATTTTCTGTTCGCCACGAGGCAGAACCTGAACACCAATTCAAAAGATGCTCTAGGTGGTTCTATCTGCTCGATTTGACGCATCGTCGACATCTGGTCACGACGCCATCGGGCGAGCGGACCGGCTGTTTCGATATGCCATACCAAGTCTGAGAAGTCGCTAGTTTGACGAGTTTTAAGAGATGAGTCGAGCGAATGCGAAAATGTTCGGACTCTTGAGAAGAAAATCTAACGAAACAGAGATTTACTCAGCGAGGCGAATCCCGGTGAATTGCCAGCGTTTCTCGGGATGGAAGAAATTGCGGTAGGTGGGCCGGATGTGTGATTTCGACGTGACACAACTTCCGCCGCGTAGCACCCATTGGCTGCTCATGAATTTCCCGTTGTATTCTCCGATCGCTCCATCAGGCGGATGATATCCAGGATAAGCGATGTATGGACTTGCGGTCCATTCCCAGGCATCTCCGTACAACTGAGCGGGGCTCTTCTGGTCATCAGGGGTCGGGGCACTTCTCGGATGCAACAGGTCTTCTTCGACGAAATTGCTTTGCGGACCAGGTTGGTAGATTTGAGCAACATGTTCCCACTCAAATTCTGTTGGAAGTCGGCAGCCTTTCCAGCGGGCAAAAGCATCGGCTTCGAAGAAACTGACGTGCGTCACCGGTTCCTGAAGATGGAGATCTCTCATCCCCGCGAGTGTGAACGTCTGCCATTCGTCATTGACTCGTTCCCAATAGAGTGGGCAAGTCCAGCCAAGTTGTTGTACCGCGTCCCAACCTTCAGAGAGCCAGAGTTCCGGGCGCTGGTAACCGCGATCTTCAATGAATTCAAGGTATTCTTGATTTGATGTGAGTCGGTTCGCGAGTTGAAAATCTCTTAACAGAACTTCATGCCGTGGGGCTTCATTGTCAAAATGAAAGTTGTCACCAGCGTGGCCGACTTGATGAATCCCACTATCAAAGTGGCTCCAGGAAAGTGCTTGTGGCTCGCTGGGTTCTGGGGTGGTCAGATCGGATCGATACGCGGGGCGAAGCGGGTTGATGTTCAGGACATGCTTGATGTCTGTAAGCATTAACTCTTGATGTTGCTGTTCATGATGAATCCCGATTTCGATGACTGAACGAACTTCGTCAGAGAGTTGCTCGACATTCAGTTTGGCCAAAGCGTGATCGACATAAGCTCGGTATTTTCTGACCTCGTCAATTGTCGGACGAGAAAGCATGCCACGATGAGCCCGCGGATGCCGGTCCCCAACCGCGTTGTAGTAAGAGTTGAAGAGAAAACGAAACTGCGGGTGAAAAAGCTGATAATCAGGAACGGATGGTTCCAGAACAAAAGTCTCAAAGAACCATGTCGTATGTGCTAAGTGCCATTTTGCAGGGCTGACATCTGGCATCGACTGGATGACAAAGTCTTCCCGCTCTAACGAATTTGTGATCGTTTCTGAGAACGTTCGAACATCGAGAAGGTGCTCGATGAGTTGGTCGTGTGCGGTTTCTTGCATGCGTAGAAATGACATCAGGAGTCGATCTTGAGTGCAGCGAAAGAGGAAATATCGATTCAGGAAGTTGCTTCGGCTGGAGTGAGCAGCAGCACCGCAAACCAGTCTTTTTCATCGATCCAGGAGTTTGCAACTTTGAAGCCTGCTTCCGCAGCCAGTTCTTCAAAACGTTCAATTGTGTACTTGTGGGAATGTTCTGTGCAAATTGTTTCGTTTGCCGCGAATTCAATCACTTGTTCCCCAATGGTGACCTGTTGTTGAACCTGGCTGACGAGTTGCATCTCGATACGATGAGCCTGTTCATTGTAGACGGCCTGATGTCGAAACTGATTCAGGTCAAAGTCTGCGTTGAGTTCGTTGTTGATTCTCTTGAGGAGATTCAGGTTGAACGCTGCCGTCACTCCTTCCGAGTCGTTGTAGGCATCGAGCAGGATTTGGCGATCTTTTTCGAGATCGATTCCAATCAACAGATCCGACTCCGCGTTGACTCGACGAATTCTCTCCAGCAGGGCAACAGCGTTTTTATGGTTTAGGTTCCCAATCGTTGAGCCGGGGAAGTATGTCACCACACCGCGATGGTCAGCCAGTTTTGAGGGAAGTTGAATTTCCGACATGAAATCGCCGCAGACGGGAGCGATGTTCAAGGATGGAAAATCCTGTTCAAGTCTTGCGACAGCTTCGTTCAGTGCCGATTGTGAAATGTCGAACGGGACATATGCCGCCGGTCGTTGCATGGCTTTCAGAAGTAATTGCGTTTTCAAACTGGACCCGCTGCCAAGTTCCAACACGACATGATCGGGACCGATTGCGTCGCTCATTTCTTGGGCATGGAGTTGCATGAGAGAGAGTTCTGTGCGAGTGAGGTAGTATTCCTCCAACTCACAAATGTTTTCAAATAGCCGTGAACCAGCCTCGTCATAGAAGTATTTGGAAGGCAGTGTTTTCTCGGTTTGAGAAAGTCCTCGCAGCACATCTGTTAGAAATGAGCTTGTTGAAACGTTGTCGCAAATGGCAGTCGAAGACACACACTCTCCTCCGTAGATGTTCTGATTGAAGACTTTTATCGTGCAGAGTTTGAAACGGATCACAACCCATTCATTCGCGATTTTCTGCAAAATAGAATATTTTGACGATACTAAATCAGAAGATCTTACGTCGGACTTCGATGATTTCACTCTTTTTTAACAATTCCAGTGGTTTCCAACAGCGAGGACCAGCAGCGAGGAATTGACTCGATTCATGAGAGTTGCTGGTGGCTCCGTGGTGATGGTCGATGGCTTGTGGGGCCGCAAAAGCATTCCTCAGAGGGGAAGAAGTTTCAGGAACAGTCGAGGTGTCTTCCTCGACTCCCTTTCGCCAGTTTGAAATGTCGACAGACCCAAACTGTTCAGACCACCGGCACGGCGTCGAGGGTCAGCAATCGC from Thalassoglobus polymorphus includes the following:
- a CDS encoding efflux RND transporter periplasmic adaptor subunit; this encodes MTTNSPRRSFYPAKYFPMVLRTLVSLGILTAGGVSYFVFGQKPEIPTDDGSGKPTGTLVQSVTIQEYNKPIMVKVDGEATTYRMISVGAEVSGRIEKKAERTRSGHFVQKGDLLFKIDDAEYRIERERQQALLAQIDEELRAFTVELDNLSSLIELSAEDLNLQRGHLDRVRRLFDRKATSETDYDNARQQELAARNALQKLKNDLSSKERERATTQARRKVEAATLKRVELDLAHCVVTAPISGRVVEDEFEEGNFVTTGQTLVRISDASHMEVRCQFQPSEIAWVWQQQVEDALSFPRSTPRLDPIELRPVPCQVVYEFSGIETTWQGTLSRFDGMGLSRETRTFPARVIVENPEETTSMRVGDGPISIVPPTLLSGMFVSVQIPVELNEPLLSVPVEAVRPGGKLWINDHGKLQIQDVSVAKIVNDQALVRSSSSVNAGQNVVISPLPAVTNGMILREEPDDPPVVADSTNRTEKVQP
- a CDS encoding TetR/AcrR family transcriptional regulator, producing MVRPRTISDQQILEVASKCFLERGPSVSTDVIAHKLGVTPQALLKRFRNKKELLIAAMKPCRSAPWLDMVQEGPDDRPVNEQLTEILQELASFFSEVVRRMEILQWSGVSMKELMASFEEPPPVRDIRAIAGWLHRLHDKKMIRKIDFDATAMFILTAMHGPAMLTQFLGKPPTGHTFNEYISQYVNILLHGLLDSSNSEIEQ
- a CDS encoding NAD(P)H-hydrate dehydratase; amino-acid sequence: MSQPLPSLPTRPSDGHKGTFGRVLIIGGSTGMSGAISLSGVSALRSGAGLVSLALPEPILPIVASYEPSYLCIPVPPDLNGRVSLEAQVVLDESIPKMDAAAIGPGLGRSENLNRIVAHLYQNAKLPMVFDADALNALADQKEILSQHTGPRILTPHPGEFARLIGSEISHIQKHRESLAVEFAARHEVILVLKGAGTIVTDGKRTRVNETGNAGMGTGGTGDILTGIIASLLGQKMLPLEAAQLGAYLHGLAGDLAAEEFTQRGMIASDLLKTIPDAWRIMQAEDTANLTR
- the ilvD gene encoding dihydroxy-acid dehydratase yields the protein MSELNKYSSKITQPRSQGASQAMLYATGLTEEDMNKAQVGIASCWYEGNSCNMHLLDLAAKVKEGVEAADMVGMRFNTIGVSDGISMGTDGMSYSLQSRDLIADSIETVMGAQWYDSLIALPGCDKNMPGCVMAMGRQNRPSIMVYGGTIKAGCGLKNEKLDIVSAFQSYGEYLAGRITDEERQEIVKRSCPGAGACGGMYTANTMASAIEAMGMSLPYSSSIPAEDPAKLQECLDAGKAIRILMEKDIKPRDIITRESLENAMVLIMTLGGSTNAVLHLIAIARSAGVELSIDDFQAVSDRIPYLADLKPSGKYVMEDLHNIGGTPAVLKYLLGKGLINGNCMTVTGKTLAENLESVPALEEEQDIVHDVEEPIKKSGHLRIMRGNMCPDGGVAKITGKEGLTFTGPALCYDSEEDMLHGLEKDEIKGGEVIIIRYEGPKGGPGMPEMLTPTSAIMGAGLGDKVALLTDGRFSGGSHGFIVGHVTPEAQEGGPIALVQNGDEITLDAEANEINIGVSDDELAKRKANWTPPAYKFTRGTLYKYIKNVKSASEGCVTDE
- the egtB gene encoding ergothioneine biosynthesis protein EgtB; translation: MSFLRMQETAHDQLIEHLLDVRTFSETITNSLEREDFVIQSMPDVSPAKWHLAHTTWFFETFVLEPSVPDYQLFHPQFRFLFNSYYNAVGDRHPRAHRGMLSRPTIDEVRKYRAYVDHALAKLNVEQLSDEVRSVIEIGIHHEQQHQELMLTDIKHVLNINPLRPAYRSDLTTPEPSEPQALSWSHFDSGIHQVGHAGDNFHFDNEAPRHEVLLRDFQLANRLTSNQEYLEFIEDRGYQRPELWLSEGWDAVQQLGWTCPLYWERVNDEWQTFTLAGMRDLHLQEPVTHVSFFEADAFARWKGCRLPTEFEWEHVAQIYQPGPQSNFVEEDLLHPRSAPTPDDQKSPAQLYGDAWEWTASPYIAYPGYHPPDGAIGEYNGKFMSSQWVLRGGSCVTSKSHIRPTYRNFFHPEKRWQFTGIRLAE
- the egtD gene encoding L-histidine N(alpha)-methyltransferase, with amino-acid sequence MSSTAICDNVSTSSFLTDVLRGLSQTEKTLPSKYFYDEAGSRLFENICELEEYYLTRTELSLMQLHAQEMSDAIGPDHVVLELGSGSSLKTQLLLKAMQRPAAYVPFDISQSALNEAVARLEQDFPSLNIAPVCGDFMSEIQLPSKLADHRGVVTYFPGSTIGNLNHKNAVALLERIRRVNAESDLLIGIDLEKDRQILLDAYNDSEGVTAAFNLNLLKRINNELNADFDLNQFRHQAVYNEQAHRIEMQLVSQVQQQVTIGEQVIEFAANETICTEHSHKYTIERFEELAAEAGFKVANSWIDEKDWFAVLLLTPAEATS